In Novosphingobium kaempferiae, the DNA window TCCAGCGCAGCCGCTCCAGCGCCGCGAGCAGGAGACCGCGTTCGTGCGCCTCCACCGCCTCGCGCAAGGATGACGGGGCGACGGCGACATTGGGCTCCGGCGCGCATGGTAATGCCAAGGCTGGAGGGATTTGCGCGTCCGCCATCGTCCGCAGACCCCATGCGTTAGCGAAGGGATCGAACACCACCTCTCCGATCGGCCGCTCCTCGTCGCCCCAGCGGTAGACGGCGCGCTCCACCACGTTGCGCAGTTCGCGCACGTTGCCCGGCCATTCGTAGGCTTCCAGCGCCTCCATCGACTCTGCCGAGAAGCCGGGGAAGCGGTCCCATTCCAGCTCGCTCGCCATGCGGCGGCCGTAATAGTCGGCAAGTTCGGCCACGTCCCCTTCCCGCGCCCGCAGCGGCGGCAGGGTGATGACCTCGAAACTCAGGCGGTCGAGCAGGTCGGCGCGGAACGTGCCTTCTTCCGCCATGCGCGGAAGGTCTGCATTGGTCGCGGCTACGATGCGCACGTCCACCGTCACCGGGCGCGAGGAGCCGATGCGCACGACCTCGCCATACTCGATCGCGCGCAGCAGACGCTCCTGCGCGGCCATCGAGAGGTTGCCCAGTTCGTCGAGGAACAGCGTGCCGCGATCCGCCTCCTCGAAGCGCCCGGCCCGCGCCCGCGTCGCACCGGTGAAGGCGCCCGCCTCGTGCCCGAACAGCTCGGCCTCGATCAGCGTTTCCGGCAGTGCGGCGCAGTTGAGCGTCACCAGCGGCTCGCCCCAGCGGGGAGAGAGGTGATGCAGGCGCTGGGCGATCAGTTCCTTGCCCGTCCCACGCTCGCCGATGACCAGCACCGGGCGGCGCACGGCGGCGGCGCGACTGGCCCGCTCGACCGCGTCGAGGAAGGCCGTGGACTGGCCGATGAAATGGACGTCTCGCTCCATTCCTGAAAGTTAGCGAAATTTCCCATTCATTGGCAATTCATTTTCCGCGCACTTCTGCACGGTTAGCCTGAACCCACGCAAATCCGCCATTCGTACAGTTTGGCACGGCCATTGCTATTATCGTGGCAAGACCAAGTT includes these proteins:
- the pspF gene encoding phage shock protein operon transcriptional activator; translated protein: MERDVHFIGQSTAFLDAVERASRAAAVRRPVLVIGERGTGKELIAQRLHHLSPRWGEPLVTLNCAALPETLIEAELFGHEAGAFTGATRARAGRFEEADRGTLFLDELGNLSMAAQERLLRAIEYGEVVRIGSSRPVTVDVRIVAATNADLPRMAEEGTFRADLLDRLSFEVITLPPLRAREGDVAELADYYGRRMASELEWDRFPGFSAESMEALEAYEWPGNVRELRNVVERAVYRWGDEERPIGEVVFDPFANAWGLRTMADAQIPPALALPCAPEPNVAVAPSSLREAVEAHERGLLLAALERLRWNQRKVAGALGLTYDQLRHCLKKHGLHQGRG